Within Telopea speciosissima isolate NSW1024214 ecotype Mountain lineage chromosome 8, Tspe_v1, whole genome shotgun sequence, the genomic segment GCACATCCGCTTGTAATATTTTCACTAATTATTATGCCTGGTGTACACCCAATTTTGCCAATGTTGAATACCAAAAATTTCCTTGCTCCCAGATTATAAAGGTCCTGCCATTGTTTAAGTATAACCCAGAACTGAGATTAATTAAATCTCTTTCAAACAGAAAAGGTTTAATCAGTTGAAGGGTTAACTTGTTTCTGTTACCTGCAAATGTTGTTTGAGTTCTTTTAAGAGAATGTTGGCAAATTGTTCTGGGGTGTATAGATTACTGCTGTTGTACACTTCTGGTTGGAGATAGTTGTTGATATAGTCATTGCTGCCTATGTTTACAACAAAAATGGAGTTGGATAAGTACTGCAAGAGCTCATCTTTGGTTTTGAAGTTCCCTGGTAAGTAAAGGTTAACAGTTTCTTGGAACAACTCAATTTGTGTCTGTAGGGCTAAGATCATCCCCTGCATAACAAACCCATTGTGAGTTTTATGTCTAAAACCTCAAAATTTAAGGTAGTGTACCAACTTACAGCTGCAGTTCCTGTTTCTGTAAGGATACCAGCTGATCCAGAAGCAAAATTTATTCCAGTTGTTGTGTTGTTCTTTTGAGTCACTGAAAGACCCAAGTATGGAGGAGCAAGAGGTAACCCAAGAAATTGAGctgcaaaaaaaatcaaagaccaCAAGAGAAACAAAGGTTGATCCAAGTAATTCAGCTGCAAAACTAAAATCACAAGACAACAAAAAGTTTATTTTCCCCTTTGGATGAACTAGAGACACTATAATTAGATAATCTCATGTGGTTGTGGATCAATTTTTACTTGCCCAGATACCTAGAAAATCCACACATGTGTTGCCATTGGTGAATCTTCCTGTTGGACCTTCTGGGAAGTCTATGCCATATGGGTCATACTTCACTTTCGCAACTGTGACAAGGAAATTATTATTTCCACTGTCCGAAAGTGAATCTCCAAATATGTAGAGAGCAGGGGCAAGGGGACTTGAGCACTTTGCCTGGAATAGATGAAGAAGTAGGCAAAGTGAAAGAAGGGAAATAGAGAAAGTTTTAAACATCTTTTCTTGCATTCTATCAGTAATTGCCCAATGGATTTTatagaagaaaaggagagactCTAATGATCGTTCTCTAATCATTAATGATTTTAAAGGATTGATATCCAAATTTCAGCATAAGTAGTTGTAATACCCTTTTTTGGGATGAGGTTGCAAGCAAGTTGAAAGCTGACTTTTTGTTGAAAAGATACATAGAGTATGACTAGTAGTTCCACGTTTCAAATTACACCTAATTACACttaccagtttttttttttattcatctaTTATAGAATGGCTAATTGTGTCCTGTCATGTAGGACTCCTAGAATATGTGTGGCCCACTCATAAATGGCCAAGTGTCATATgtgtttagaggattaggatcCACAGCCCTACATTAAAAGGGTAGTACTGAACACAAAATCTTGAAGGATCTTATGATTTCTTTCACTATCTATTAGTTTATTGTATAAGGTCACCAGTAAAAGTAGATAGACTTAGTTTTTCTAGGTCTCTGGTGATGACAGAAGAGAGAATCTTCTCATCATGGATGTCTGACCTTTTGATTAGCAAGAAAACAGATACTCATTTGAGAGTTTTAAATAGAGGGtgagagttaatgatgacaTAAAATCCAATCATAGAGTCACATCACCAGTGATGAAGGAATTCATTATCCACAGGCATGTAAAACTAATCTAAAGCATATGGTCGTATAATTTTTCTGACTTCGATAATTGATTTACAACCATATTAATCTTtgcgtttttttttctttttttggataaaaaaaacaGGGAAACGGAGGCAGCGaacctggggggggggggctacaAATAATATTTGATTAAGACCCATCAAATggtgaaaatattttcttctaGACAGGTAAGATTGTCAATGAGTAACAAaaaaatgttagaattttagagGTAATGATGGGATTTGATCCCAAATCAAAGTTTTGATTCCCACATAGTTATACCAATAACCAGACCACAATCTTCAAATGTTGAATCTTATCCTTTGAATTGAAAATCTGACAATTTGCAATATGTagccattttcccttttttctcaGTTCTCATCTCATGCTCCATTCCCTTTTTCCCATCTTTTcatttccttattttgtttaGAGTTCGTTTtacctattttgttttgtttgaatccaTTTAGCCGAcctcattaagttgggataagactgagtttggCGTTATTGTTTTCACCTGGAACACATTTTATGGTCCTGTAACATAGAGGCTAGATTTTGCTTATTAATATTCCTGTTATTTTCTTCTGCATTAATTCAAAGATTTCAAATGAATATAAAGATGATTTTCTGATTAGAGGATTTTAGTGTCTATAATTTAGTTCTCCCTTTTTCTGCCACACTCTTCACAGGTATAAGCATTTCTCTTTCTAAGATGACATCAGTAGCCTGATCAGGAATGCATGGTTTTGATCACCAACTCTCCTCTTTAACATAAACAAATTGAAGCTGAGGTAGTAGATATGGGTAGAATCGTTATTGTCTACGGTTCCTTGATCGGtgtggttccctagtgcctctcacaagagggggtagGACTCACTCGAGacacctgaccgaacactctgcccgggtgggatccaccctcttcttgtgagaggcactagggaaccgcaccaaTCAGGGATccgcatacgataaaaattcataTGGTCATGGCCTATTTCATGGATTTCAGAATCAAATTGGATCAAGCAAATCATCTGGGAAATCGTTCCGAAATGGGTGATTCAATCTGAGTTTCTAAGGTTCAGGTGAAATCTGGCCGATCTCAACCGATTCTCCATCAATTCTAATCGATTCATAACTGAATCAGCTGAACCCGATTCAGATCCCGATTCCTTACTTTAAAACCCTGTAGCCAACTAACAAAAAGCTGATAGTTTTGTTGACCAAGGGAAGGGCTAATTGTCGGTGCTTGCCATTTTTATCCCATCAACACCCACATGGTTTCCCTTAGCAGACTATAGAGTTAGAGCATTATTAGGAGTACAATCAATtaataaattttgtttttttcttctattgtatttctgtttttgttgaTCATTATGTCTTCACTTTGATTTACTCACTTTATTAttattggtgaagtctgatCTCAAGTCAAAAAGTGTTGGGGTGATTATTTGGTAGATCATTTCGCCTTCGAAATGCACGTAAATGACCTAAAAGTGCATACATCAGCTCCAAAGGTGTTGTTTCCCtgtagagctcgtcgagatcttcaatttgatatgtatttcgtcCTATATTGGTTGAAGTTTGAACTAGACCAAGTATGTCTCTAgaggtatttttatactttttgcaTTAcggttttcttatatattatagttatctctttgagagattaGTGAGTGAGGGTTTGTAATTGCTTCACAGAAATAGTGGACTCGTTCTATTGCTTGGCCGTGGATGTGGTTTTCTTTCTTGGGGTGAACTAtataaatcttgtcttgtgtgtttgattttttgtctttgcatttcttctgcaaaattgtcattctattttcttgtttttttaacaCTTACCTGAAAATTTTCTACAAAATTTCTACCATTACTGAATCTACCCATTGGACCAGTTGGAATGGGCAAGTGGTTTAAACACATTACCTGAAAGATATGaagaattgttttattttttttttaataaaaagaaattctATTCAGATAGAAAACATGTGTCACacaatatttcaaaaaaaatctaaatttaGGAAAGATACGAAGAAGTAAGCAAAGTGAGAAAATGGCCATTGAAAAGGTCGTGCTCATGTTTTCTTGAATTATTCTGTGATTTGCCAAATGAATTTGATaggaatagaagaagaggagactAATTATTAATGTCAAATAACAAAGGTTAGGTAATAACCAATTTTTTGGTATTATATGTTAGCTCACATGTAGGAATTGGTATAAGGTAAGACCATGGTCTCGTCAAGATCATAGTTGGTTAAAATGGGAATGACAAAAAAAACTTTGTATGAGACGGCATGTTTAAAACAGTTCAGAATTTGaatgaaacaataaaaaatatgatTCAACATTACAATGAATACGGATTTTAAAGatatatatttgaaaaatattaaaccaaaaaaaggagCATAAATTATGCGACCAACTCATGtcttattaattaaatattaatatttggtgtactaattataaatttatatgattttgaactaatttttttgaagtaaAATCTTAAGTTTTTTGAGTTTCGTTTTTTCGCTGGAAAAATGGCATACACATTTAAACGTTTCATATATTTTGGCCATATAATTGAGATTAATTTGGGAAACAAtaaaaatggccaaaaaaaaattgaagtttaAAACACGTTTAAATTATCTATTTTAGAATTGATGAGTAATATGAAataaggggtgtcaattggttcggtttcatttcggtttaagaaacaaaatgtagaaaccaaaatcaaaccaaaccaagaatatgaatacattttcaaaacCGAATCGATTCGTTTTGATTCGGTTTcgatttttatttggttttatattAAACTTCATAGGaggttttaatttggtttcattttcggtttaggTCCTATTGATCAACTTTTGTACATCttcatcaataaaaaaaagggttttttttccaAATGCTTCCCTCAAATTACCCATACATACAAATACACCCCTAAACTTTCACTATTTCCAAatgcacccctactttccaaactttgtAACACTCTATTCCAGTCCGTTAGTCTAGGACGTTAAacgttagtttcagggaatctaatgaccataATGCCCTAGTGATAAAAAACCACTAAAACTAatgagtaaagtgaccaaattgccctcatctctccaaatcgtttagggtttgaaactgaaaataagGGACAACCCAGGCCGACCCGGCCCTGCCCTGTGGGGCAAGtcaagattggatttttcaggccctaagtcagggtcagatcgggttgggtcaggccaggccagggcctgggcctagctaagggagACTTAAGATTGGACTACGGTTTTAAAAAGCTCAGCCCAACCAAACCCTGTTGCAGCCTTACAAATGATCTCTTCCCAAGAAGCACAAAGCTTAGAGAGAGACTCCATTTCATGAGCCAATTAAGGAATGCCATCTTTGGCCGCTAGCCATCCCAAGTCATTAAAATCCGCTAATTACCCTTTTAGGCCTTAGGCTATGTCTTGCAAAGAACATTTTGGCCTACCTCCAACGTACTACCAAGGTGTCCTTTTTGTTTACTATGTCCTATTGATCCCTAAGGTTCTAATTGGATGGCAATCCAATATTCAAGCCCAGTGTTGTAGAAAGTCAAAGGAAataggggtaaaaaaaaaagagaacttgACCTAAGATAATTccaaggaaaataaaacaaatacaatCATCCAAACGTAGACGAAAAAGAAATCCATTCACAAGATTGAAGTAATTGAAGCAAAAGTTGTCAAACTTCCGGTTAGACTCGGGAGATACATTTGAGCATTTTACTCTCATTTAGAACCATGTCCCTCCATTACTCCATAGTAAAGTTTTccaacataaaataataatgagATTTTCATCAATAACTTTGAGTTCATTCGGTTATGATAAAACTTAATtatcaagactttgacattaATGCATCTATTCTTAAAGTACGATGAAACAGAAAGTTAACCCGAAAACAATGTTGACCCGCACATTTTAGTGACAAGTGTTGCTTATGAATATAAACTTAGCTTTTAATGAGATGATGAAAATTATAGACCACCTTATCTTCCGCATCGATCTAACTTCTTTCCTTGTCCACATTTGAGTGAGATTGCCCAGCCAACCAAAGGTCCAATCTTTTGGATTTTGATCATTTAAATAAAGACTCACCATTTGATGGCCTAATCAAAGATAATGTTGGCACTAATCAATGATCAAAGTTCATTCACCCAAAataatttgatcaaaatcagTAAAAGCTTATTTTGGTCATTGATCACCCATGAAAAAGAATTCCTTCACCACTGGTGATGTGACCCTGTGATTGAATTCATGTAACATCATTAACTCTCACCCCCTATTGCAAAGAGGCGAAAATACCTTCTCCATACTAATCAAAAGGCCAGACATGAGTGACGAAAAACTGGGTCCATCCACCTAAATGTATTGCATTGGAAATCAGAAAAACTCTAATGGAGACCCTAAACAATAAGCTTGTAGACAGTCAAAGAAACATTAGATTATTCAAGATTTTGTAACAGCAACTTGGCCATTTATAAAAGGCCACACCTATTGTAGGAGTCCTACGTTACAGGACACAAGTCACTCATATATTAATCAAAGAAAAACTGTTGGAACATCATA encodes:
- the LOC122671019 gene encoding GDSL esterase/lipase 7-like — encoded protein: MQEKMFKTFSISLLSLCLLLHLFQAKCSSPLAPALYIFGDSLSDSGNNNFLVTVAKVKYDPYGIDFPEGPTGRFTNGNTCVDFLAQFLGLPLAPPYLGLSVTQKNNTTTGINFASGSAGILTETGTAAGDDLSPTDTN